The following are from one region of the Colias croceus chromosome 4, ilColCroc2.1 genome:
- the LOC123691357 gene encoding tumor protein p63-regulated gene 1-like protein isoform X2, whose protein sequence is MGDLLEDDVEFRGGTLELSTENSGAENAENRGRGVTQSQNKVKTPSNANPSVLSGADSLSSSASSFADARQDQSTSNNENAAPQPHTVYPRYDVPFDKDNIKDFFTFRRGVVENAIQECITGLLFPEDGEYLGSWLLTEITLWDNEKERIVLLTSRLVMTIKYDFIAMKQLDFRKTYLDDLDTVVIGELVYPPSSLVPERNLRGVRMMWNKGEPLPLKTVWNPFSQDVPFITFASHPIYWHKDGGIEERSTYDMETFAQKIQRAIESMPSSSCCIHHSPIVIQSYLGITSLLHNKTSMGFFKVRGKFSF, encoded by the exons ATGGGAGATCTTTTGGAAGATGATGTGGAATTTCGTGGAGGTACGCTGGAACTATCTACTGAAAATAGTGGTGCAGAAAATGCGGAGAATAGAGGCAGAGGTGTgacgcaaagtcaaaataaagtaaaaactcCATCAAACGCAAATCCATCTGTGTTATCTGGTGCTGATTCTCTATCTTCGTCGGCATCGTCGTTTGCAG ATGCAAGACAGGACCAGAGCACttcaaataatgaaaatgcaGCTCCACAACCTCACACAGTGTACCCAAGATATGATGTTCCTTTCGACAAGGACAATATTAAGGACTTCTTTACATTCCGAAGGGGTGTTGTCGAGAATGCTATACAGGAATGCATTACTGGGCTTTTGTTCCCTGAAGACGGGGAGTATTTGGGTTCTTGGCTGTTGACTGA aataaCACTTTGGGACAATGAAAAAGAAAGGATTGTGCTATTAACATCCAGACTGGTGATGACAATAAAGTAtgatttcattgcaatgaagcAGCTGGACTTCCGGAAGACATACCTTGATGATTTGGACACTGTTGTGATTGGTGAATTAGTGTATCCACCATCATCTTTAGTCCC aGAGCGTAATCTCCGCGGTGTCCGTATGATGTGGAACAAGGGGGAGCCACTGCCTCTGAAGACTGTGTGGAACCCGTTCAGCCAAGATGTGCCGTTTATCACTTTTGCTTCTCACCCAATTTATTGGCATAAAG ATGGAGGAATAGAAGAAAGATCTACTTATGACATGGAGACCTTCGCCCAGAAGATACAGCGGGCCATAGAAAGCATGCCGTCAAGCTCCTGCTGTATCCACCATTCACCGATCGTGATTCAGAGCTACCTTGGAATAACGTCCTTGCTTCATAATAAAACCAGCATGGGCTTCTTCAAAGTGCGAGGGAAGTTCAGCTTTTAG
- the LOC123691020 gene encoding cytochrome P450 6B6-like, with protein sequence KNLIKSACYLQYFEYQKTYSYWKKRNIIHDTPWPIIGTHGYKIFGLKSNAEIGIILYRKYPKENFIGYYRGSTPELYVKDPQFYKNILTLDFDHFYIRAVERNPEKERMMLNLFNCSGDYWRLLRQRLTPAFTNQKLIKMFPLIVRCAEKLQVAASEVIAGGGIVDAYDMMARYSMECICSSGFGLDTDIMSERNSQFMTLGEKIFSRQEWQTRILAIGEAIPSIWKFVNTFYVDRRVKTALINLVNYMRAKRKFKPSGRNDFIDLLMELEALGTMKGESFERKNADGTPVEIELEMDSEVLAAQVYIFFAAGYSTSAIAASTTLHYLALYPDVQHRIQKHIDEILAKHDNKITYDSICEMSLLDMALKESMRLFPPTTAFSRICTKQYTFPGTNITIDPGVRVVIPTQAVYSDEKYFDNPTEYRPERFLAEEVNTRPKYTYLPFCEGQRKCIGARLGSFQSMAGVAAILQKFNVVIAPTSKKELKINRNIHHVQVVDGGLPVKLIAKSDRANM encoded by the exons aaaaatttaatcaagtCTGCATGTTATCTTCAgtattttga ataccAAAAAACATATTCCTACTGGAAAAAGAGAAATATCATTCATGACACGCCATGGCCTATTATTGGAACTCATGGATATAAGATTTTTGGCTTGAAAAGTAATGCTGAAATAGGCATTATTTTGTATCGAAAATATCCCAAGGAAAATTTCATAGGCTATTATCGAGGTAGCACCCCGGAGCTATATGTGAAAGATCCTCAATTTTATAAGAACATTTTAACCCTTGATTTCGATCACTTTTATATTCGAGCTGTAGAGCGGAATCCAGAAAAAGAACGCATGATGTTGAATTTGTTTAACTGCAGTGGGGATTATTGGCGTCTCCTGCGACAAAGACTAACGCCTGCGTTTACGAACCAAAAGTTAATCAAAATGTTTCCCTTAATCGTAAGGTGCGCTGAAAAGCTTCAAGTAGCTGCCAGTGAGGTAATCGCGGGCGGTGGGATCGTGGATGCTTATGACATGATGGCACGTTACTCCATGGAATGTATATGCTCGAGTGGTTTTGGCTTAGATACAGACATAATGAGTGAGAGAAATTCCCAATTTATGACGTTGGGTGAGAAAATTTTCAGTAGACAGGAATGGCAGACTCGCATTTTGGCTATTGGGGAAGCAATCCCATCTATTTGGAAGTTCGTGAATACGTTTTATGTCGATCGTCGTGTAAAAACGGCCTTGATTAATCTTGTAAACTATATGCGTGCAAAGAGAAAATTTAAGCCCAGTGGTCGTAATGATTTTATAGACCTTTTGATGGAGCTAGAAGCTTTAGGAACAATGAAGGGAGAATCgtttgaaagaaaaaacgcTGATGGTACGCCTGTGGAAATAGAACTGGAAATGGATTCAGAAGTTTTAGCAGCACAGGTTTATATCTTCTTTGCTGCTGGATATTCTACGTCAGCTATAGCCGCATCCActacattacattatttagCATTGTATCCTGATGTACAACACCGAATTCAAAAGCACATAGATGAAATATTAGCTAAACAcgacaataaaataacatatgaCTCAATATGTGAAATGAGTTTACTGGATATGGCATTGAAGGAATCTATGAGGTTGTTCCCACCAACAACTGCCTTTTCCCGTATCTGTACAAAGCAATATACTTTTCCTGGTACGAATATAACTATCGATCCAGGTGTTAGAGTGGTGATACCGACACAGGCGGTGTATTCCGATGAGAAGTATTTCGATAATCCAACCGAATATAGGCCTGAGAGATTTCTGGCTGAAGAAGTAAATACGCGcccaaaatatacatatttaccaTTCTGTGAGGGTCAAAGGAAATGTATAG gTGCTCGTCTTGGATCTTTTCAATCGATGGCGGGAGTAGCGGCTATTCTACAAAAGTTTAATGTAGTGATTGCGCCAACATCCAAAAAGGAGCTGAAGATAAATCGAAACATCCATCATGTACAAGTAGTTGATGGAGGACTCCCCGTCAAATTAATTGCAAAATCAGATCGAGCTAATATGTGa
- the LOC123691357 gene encoding tumor protein p63-regulated gene 1-like protein isoform X1, translating to MGDLLEDDVEFRGGTLELSTENSGAENAENRGRGVTQSQNKVKTPSNANPSVLSGADSLSSSASSFADARQDQSTSNNENAAPQPHTVYPRYDVPFDKDNIKDFFTFRRGVVENAIQECITGLLFPEDGEYLGSWLLTEITLWDNEKERIVLLTSRLVMTIKYDFIAMKQLDFRKTYLDDLDTVVIGELVYPPSSLVPRLNGFATGVTTVVKDCVIDRLCRRPAATDDSAKPFDPKYFEPRERNLRGVRMMWNKGEPLPLKTVWNPFSQDVPFITFASHPIYWHKDGGIEERSTYDMETFAQKIQRAIESMPSSSCCIHHSPIVIQSYLGITSLLHNKTSMGFFKVRGKFSF from the exons ATGGGAGATCTTTTGGAAGATGATGTGGAATTTCGTGGAGGTACGCTGGAACTATCTACTGAAAATAGTGGTGCAGAAAATGCGGAGAATAGAGGCAGAGGTGTgacgcaaagtcaaaataaagtaaaaactcCATCAAACGCAAATCCATCTGTGTTATCTGGTGCTGATTCTCTATCTTCGTCGGCATCGTCGTTTGCAG ATGCAAGACAGGACCAGAGCACttcaaataatgaaaatgcaGCTCCACAACCTCACACAGTGTACCCAAGATATGATGTTCCTTTCGACAAGGACAATATTAAGGACTTCTTTACATTCCGAAGGGGTGTTGTCGAGAATGCTATACAGGAATGCATTACTGGGCTTTTGTTCCCTGAAGACGGGGAGTATTTGGGTTCTTGGCTGTTGACTGA aataaCACTTTGGGACAATGAAAAAGAAAGGATTGTGCTATTAACATCCAGACTGGTGATGACAATAAAGTAtgatttcattgcaatgaagcAGCTGGACTTCCGGAAGACATACCTTGATGATTTGGACACTGTTGTGATTGGTGAATTAGTGTATCCACCATCATCTTTAGTCCC TCGTCTAAACGGTTTCGCGACGGGCGTGACGACAGTGGTCAAAGACTGCGTGATAGACCGTCTCTGCCGCAGACCCGCCGCCACCGACGACAGCGCTAAACCGTTCGATCCCAAATACTTTGAACCTAG aGAGCGTAATCTCCGCGGTGTCCGTATGATGTGGAACAAGGGGGAGCCACTGCCTCTGAAGACTGTGTGGAACCCGTTCAGCCAAGATGTGCCGTTTATCACTTTTGCTTCTCACCCAATTTATTGGCATAAAG ATGGAGGAATAGAAGAAAGATCTACTTATGACATGGAGACCTTCGCCCAGAAGATACAGCGGGCCATAGAAAGCATGCCGTCAAGCTCCTGCTGTATCCACCATTCACCGATCGTGATTCAGAGCTACCTTGGAATAACGTCCTTGCTTCATAATAAAACCAGCATGGGCTTCTTCAAAGTGCGAGGGAAGTTCAGCTTTTAG